Part of the Scyliorhinus torazame isolate Kashiwa2021f chromosome 25, sScyTor2.1, whole genome shotgun sequence genome, CAATTCACCATTCAAGGCTGTCCTCCagcatacaaaaacagaaaatgtcctATTTCAAATCTTGCTACCAAGAGTGGCGCCTGTATATTTCTGCTCTCACCGTGGATATACAGCCCCCAGGCCTCTGTACTCCCGGCAGAGGATAAACACTACACAGGGAGTGTGTGAGTACTATGTAGATAAGGGGCCAATGGAAATCGAGTGGAATATCCGTCAGTGCACCACCAGCAATGCAGTAGCACTCATAATGGCACCGTGTCTATATGCAATTtcagtccaggttttccactggCTGACAGTTAGCATAGCAGCAAATGCTAGAAAGCTCCCTCCTATGGACATCCCCCAATGGTACATGCATTGCTCTGTGGGGTACTAAGCCACATACATTGCAAGGTCCTGTTTCCAGTTTCATTCTCTGGTACATGATCTTATCCGGGGATCTAGTTGGAACACCACAATTGTCCTGGGTTAGGAAGAGGTTCCTGTTCCTGAAAAATCTTTGGAAGAAGGATCAGGCTTGAACGTCCTCACAGTCAAAATGCCTGTCAACATTCACGGTCTAGATTTACCATGGAAAACTGCATACTTGGGAGAAGGCACAGGAGAGCGGCTGTCACCTTCAGAACTACACTTTACTAAGTcggtaccttcaggagaggaggggagaaaaGAGGAAAGCCTAAAGAGAAATTAAGTTAATTACCTGGACACTAGCATGAAAAGATGCTTTCTGAAGATAGTCTTCCATACTCCTCGTCAAAGAATTCTGAACAGAAAAGGAGTTCATAGCCACCTGACTAGGAGGAGCAGTGCAATTGGGATCTAACTTCTGTCGCTCCTTTCGAGAAACTGACACACTCTTACTGGATTTACCTGTAACAGTGTAATGCTTTATACACACATCTTTATTAGAGATTCTGCCTCTCTTGTTGCTACAGGGTGGAAGTGACCAACCCTCCAGCTGCTGCTCTGACGGTGACTGAAGCTGATTCggaacaacatcttcttcgcacacTGACTGAGGAGTATGTTGTGCCTTGAATGGACTCTTCTTGGGTTTCTTGTGACATTCTGAGACACCTCTTAACGCAGGCTGCAAACCAGGTCCTGTCTGCTGCTCTGTACTTTCTGTCTCTTGCGGATAGCAAGGAAGAATGTTCTTCGAGAGTTGGCACTGTTTTGCGGTTTGAAATTGTAAAAATGGAGAAGTGATTTCCTGTCTTAAGGAATGCTGGAAATCCTGTGCTAATTCTGAGGGATGATGCGATTGGGATCCATTATTCTGGATCTGGGATGGAATTTTCTGGGCAAGTACATGCTGGGACTGGGTAACTAGCACTTGTGATTGACTTACCGAATTTTGGGATTGAGATAGGTTGTATTGAGTATCAGAGATCAGCTGGAGCATATGGTTTTGAAATTGGTCTTGGTTCTGCATTGGGGAGGCCTCCTGCTCTCCCATGTAGACCTGTGTAAAGAGTGAAGTTGCTATCTGCTGTTGATGCTGCAGAGAGTACTGTTCCTGCAGTATTTGATGTTTCTGTTCAGGAAAGGTTTGCCACTGGTTCAAATTAGCTTTGTAACTCAAAAGCTGTCTGAAGACATTTCCACACGCATCAAATTCAGACACTGCTGAATTTTCACCCAGGCTCTTTGCAGTAGAGGGATTTGACTGAATATCCAAATTCTGCCTTGTAAATGCCTGGGCAAATGAGTCAAGCTTATGCAAAGCACCActtgaaaaagtggcagatacctCTTCAGGAGGCTGGGAATTGGGGACAATGTAAGAATAACTTCCTTTGCTGCCACTGTAAGTCGCTAAGTTGTTGGTCCACACAAGGTCTTGACTTGGTTGTTGCCTGGCAGAAACAGTTTCATTTCTTGATAATGTATGATTTGTGCTCACAGCTTGTGGCCAACTTGCTGGTCTTGAAGACTCCAAAGCATATTGTGCAGGCTGTGACGGTCTAGCAGGGATCACTGAATCCATCACATAAGAATCTAGGCTTTCTACACAAGAGACAGTGGGGTCTGCTACAGAGAAATGGGAAGAGTTTACTCTGTTGTATGGATCAGACATGTTACAGTTTAAGCTGGAAGAATGCTCTCTTTGCGCTATGCTGTATTTGGCTTGTCTAACAGTGCCTGACCTTTCTGACAAACAAATACTTGGACTAGTAAGCGCGCTTGCAGTAGCATGAGCTTGTGTGGGGTAGTGCAAGGTAATTTTGCTTCCACTGGCTCCGGTGTCGCATGGCATTTTCTGGCTTAAGCTGCTCGTGAGGGGCCTTAGCAGTTCTCGGTTAGGCAGAGCGGATCTCTGAGAAAGAGACTCAACTTGTGGCGTAGGCCTCTGTGCCATTTCCACttcacactgaagggtctgagtatGTCCACTCTGTAGGTACAGCATGCTCTCTGTTGAATCCACATCTTTGGAGCTGCTGTCAGCAAAGGGCTCCCTCTGACAATACAAGCCATGCTGGACTTCATAGTGACGGCGTAAGGATCGGGAGTCACAATAACTCTTGTCGCATCCATGCTCCATACAAACGTACGGTTTATTCTTTTGGTGGGTTAGCAAATGTCCAGATCTAAGGAGAGAGTGCAGAATAAAATGTTTCACCAAGTTCACCTACTAATAACATTTTGCTCCTAACATTTGTTAAATAATGACAATGCTTTGCAATCCCATTATTATCCCTCATCGAGTTGACCTGTGTTAAGTATCACAAATAATCACATGCACACACTTATGATCTTGCCTCTCTTTATTTCTTTTGAAGAAATTAGCATCCAGTTTCTCTCCTCGTTCATTTGCCAAGTTCATTTTGACTATGAGAAAACCCTGCTGCTCCTTTGACCCCATTCTCACAAACTGCTGTTCATCCAACATTTTATGGATTTCAATTATGGGCCTGGCAAACATGCAACTCTGACCGGACTATCGCAACTGAATCTGGTGTGGAATTCTTACTGCCACTCGGATGAGGACACTGCGACCCTTTCAATCTGACCTAAGATCAAACCAAGGTTCCAGAGATTAAATGGTGTACTAACCTCATGTGCAAAGGAGTGAATATTAGCAATCAGTGGAATCAGTCTGTACAGAAATCAATTAGTCTAGTCTTCACTGAGGATTTGGGGTGTTGGCTTAAGATCGAGTAACTTAAACTATATCCTATTGTTTGTTTTTAAATTATCGGTAAATGCCTCCGGCTTAAACCAACAACTCAGTTATCATCTCTTTTAACTCTGATCGATAATAGGGGCGGTATTTACTGACCACCCTGCCAGGTGTTTTTTGGCACGGAAGTGACCTGCCAGTAGAATCTACCAGTCCCGCTTTTGGCAACAGGATTTTCCGTTGACAGCACCTCTCGTCACCAGGAAACCCACGGatcggcgtgggaccggaatttcctgtcGGTTTGAACAGCGGTAAATCCCACCCtagatctttttaaaaataaatttagagtacccaattctttttttccaattaaggggcaatttagcgtggccaatccacctaccctgcacatctttgggttgtggggatgaaacccacgcaaacacggggagaatgtgcaaactccacatggacagtgacccagagccgggatcgaacctgggacctcagttagGTCTTTTTAAAGGAGGGGAGGCCAGTCTCAGTGACATTTCCTTCCACATAACTTGATATTACTACATGCATCAACAGACATAATTTAAATTGAGAGATGGATGTAACTcaggaagccattctgcccattgtgcctgtgctggCCCTCTGCAAGATCTATCGAATTAGTTGCACTCCCCCcgcaaatgtttccttttcaagtattagggattaggcagccatggctgacaaaggaagttagggaatgcatcaaagcaaaagagaaagcctataatgtggcaaagagtagtgggaagtcagaagattgggaaggctacaaaaacaaacagaggataacaaagagagaaataaggaaagagaggatcaattatgaaggtaggctagccagtaacattaggaatgatagtaaaagtttctttaaatacattaaaaacaaacgggaggcaaaagtagacattgggccgctccaaaatgacgctggtaatctagtgatgggagacaaggaaatagctgaggaactaaataagtactttgcgtcagtcttcacagtagaagacatgagtaatatcccaacaattcaggagagtcagagggcagagttgaatatggtagccatcacaaaggagaaagtgcgagagaagctaagaggtctaaaaatagataaatctccgggcccagatgggctacatcctagagttctaaaggagatagctgaagaaatagtggaggcgttagttatgatctttcaaaagtcactggagtcagggaaagtcccagaggattggaaaatcgctgttgtaacccccctgttcaagaagggaacaaggaaaaagatggaaaattataggccaattagcctaacctcggttgctggcaagattctagaatccattgttaaggatgagatttctaaattcttggaagtgcagggtcggattaggacaagtcagcatggaattagtaaggggaggtcgtgcctgacaaacctgttaagagttctttgaagagataacaaataggttagaccaaggagagccaatggatgttatctatcttgacttccaaaaggcctttgataaggtacctcacgggagactgctgagtaaaataagggcccatggtattcgaggcaaggtacgaacatggattgacgattggctgtcaggcagaaggcagagagttgggataaaagattctttttcggaatggcaaccggtgacaagtggtgtcccgcagggttcagtgttggggccacagctgttctctttatatattaacgatctagatgacgggactgggggcattctggctaagtttgccgatgatacaaagataggtggaggggcaggtagtatggaggaggtgtggaggctgcagaaagatttagacagtttaggagagtggtccaagaaatggctgatgaaattcaacgtgggcaagtgcaaggtcttgcactttggaaaaaagaatagaggcatggactattttctaaacggtgacaaaattcataatgctgaagtgcaaagggacttgggagtcctagtccaggattctctaaaggtaaacttgcaggttgagtccgtaattaagaaagcaaatgcaatgttgtcatttatctcaagaggcttggaatataaaagcagggatgtacttctgaagctttataaagcattagttaggccccatttagaatactgtgagcaattttgggccccacacctcaggaaggacatactggcactggagcgggtccagcagagattcacacggatgatcccaggaatggtaggcctaacatacgatgaacgtctgaggatcctgggattatattcattggagtttaggaggttgaggggagatctaatagaaacttacaagataatgaatggcttggatagggtggatgtagggaagttgtttccattagcaggggagactaggacccaggggcacagccttagaataaaagggagtcactttagaacagagatgaggagaaatttcttcagccagagaatggtgggtctgtggaattcattgcgacagagggcggtggaggccgggacgttgactgtctttaagacagaattgataaattcttgatttctcaaggaattaagtgctatggagagagagcgggtaaatggagttgaagtcagccatgattgaatggtggagtggactcgatgggccgaatggccttacttccgctcctatgtcttatggtcttatttatccaattccctttttaaaaTTCCCTTTAGATCGTGCCATTCACATCCAAGTGTAGTATTAGAGAAGGATCTCAGGTAGGGACAACTTTATTTTTAGCCCTAGAACCTGTGTATTCCTGTCAGCATTTAGTACCAACCCTTTTGAGTCTAGCAGCATTTTTTGATCTAATTTTCAGGTGAATAATTCTTCTTCAACCAAGGCTCAGAATTGCAGATTAGCGGGTCGTTAATCTCATGTGGCAGTCTGTGGGTGCTGCCGGGCAGGCTTTCACTCTTACAAGACTGCAGCCTGTTAACTACATGAACACTGGGAATGCCTAATTTCATTCCACAAACCCAACCTGCATCTGATCTGGGATGAATAAAAAAAGAAATGTAGCATATAGTTTCATTCTGGGTGTACAAACAAAGTCTGTTTAAAAAATAACTAACTAGAATTCCTGAGTAAAATAATGTTCACCTACAAGTGGTCCTGTCTCTTAAAGGCCTTATTGCAGATCCTGCAAACATGCCGACGTTCATGACTGTGTGTCAAGTAGTGTTTGCTCAGGGCACTGGCACTGCTGAACGACTTTCCGCATTGGCTACACTCCTAGACAATAAAGTTCAGAAATTAACTGTTCATCTTtatttcaaattcaattcaatacAAATGTAAAATATTGGCATGTTTTAATATGTAAACTGTTACTGATCTCTCTAATATATTCCATTAGAATAAACTAGAACATACACTGTTTGACAACATTTATAcattgttataacccccacgagacccacagGGATGGCCGAgattaatctccccatgagcctcgtggagtacgagctccccctctGAGGGGCAGTACTATCCCACCTCATGGCTGACGGTGGAGAAAAGCCGACAGAATTCCGGTCAAGGACTTTGGCTGCTGCGGAGTGTAATTAGCCCACATTCAAAAATAGGGTTTGGTCGTGGTATTTGCGGCAAAGAAATTTCATCACTATGTGTATGGCCGTTGATTCATCATTGCGATGAACCATAAACCACTGTTCGGGCTTTGGCGATCCCGTCAATAGCATCTGCCCGGATTTAGCAATGGGCCCTGCCGCTAGCAGCCTACGAACATGCCTGAGCATTGCCCAGGTTCGCAGATTGCAAACACCGACACGCTGAGCAGGTTCCCGCTATCGACATGTGCCcgcaaccccctccccttcccccaaccccaccgTGATCCGACAAAGACGGTTCAACCCTCAACTTCATGGATATCTTGCCGGTCACCACTGCCCAAATACGCGACTGGACACAAAAGGATTCAGTGCGGCGGAAATATGCCAGATCGTCTTACACAAGggccagcaagggaagctgcccaaAGACCTATTGACCTTTGATACCCATGATACAGGAGGTCAGTATGGAAGACAGCATCCTCCAGTGTGGAGCTCGCCTCGCGATCCCAAGCCTGGGCAGACAGGCGATCCTCCAGGATCTGCACAACGGACACTCAGTGGTGTCgataatgaagatgctggccagaagctatgtctggtggccatcCTGGATGGCGCAATCGAACAACCAGCCCAGCAGTGCACCACATTCAAAGATCAACAGAAGCTCCCACCAGCTTCCCCGCTACATCCTTGGGAACGGCCTAATCAATCTTTGGTGCGCCTGCATGTAGATTTTGCCAGACCTTTCCAAGGGCAAATGTTTCTATTTGTGTTAGATGCCCACTCCAAATGACTGGAAGTCCAACGGATGTCGTCCACCACACCATAAGACATGGTTGAGAAGCTACGGCTATCTTTCAGCACTTATGATATCCCAAAGATGCTAGTTACAGCCAACAGCACCCCATTCACCAGTGATGAGTTTGAACGCTTTATGAAGGCAAATGGTGTGCGGCACATCCACAAGGTCCAACTCAAACTGGCTGGTCGAGCGAGCCATGCAGACCTTCAAGAGAGGGATGAAGAAACAGATGAGCATAGTGCCGGCGGAACTGTTCAtgggtgtagaagccaggtatttcgaatacaactagtataggtaaaagatagctgtttaagtactcattttaaaaatgagaatttcagcacacataaattcaggactttgaTTCTGTCAGTGAGTCTTTCTGTGTTGTCTTTGGGGTGTTGTCTTTGGGGTGTTGTCTTTGGGGTGTTGTCTTTGGGGTGTTGTCTTTGGGGTGTTGTCTTTGGGGTGTTGTCTTTGGGGTGTTGTCTTTGGGGTGTTGTCTTTGGGGTGTTGTCTTTGGGGTGTTGTCTTTGGGGTGTTGTCTTTGGGGTGTTGTCTTTGGGGTGTTGTCTTTGGGGTGTTGTCTTTGGGGTGTTGTCTTTGGGGTGTTGTCTTTGGGGTGTTGTCTTTGGGGTGTTGTCTTTGGGGTGTTGTCTTTGGGGTGTTGTCTTTGGGGTGTTGTCTTTGGGGTGTTGTCTTTGGGGTGTTGTCTTTGGGGTGTTGTCTTTGGGGTGTTGTCTGTCCGtaattgctgtctttaattctcttagtctgtctgTTAAGGTTTTTGTTTTTAGAGATgtattttgggggttctgtcagtctgttagtctgtgtcagtgatgtaatgcacttttgactttgagtttgagtttagctgaagattagctctctctctctcttcatgtttcactgccagactttgaccttttaaaagttactttcgagctgtctgcctaagcaaagaaagataatgcctgtaattctctgaaagcttcgaattgtctacgaattgccttttaaatgactttcaaattgcaatcaagcgactacaaataaaacaattctttttggcacctgagaagttttaactgaaatttctgctgagttccagtattcgcaaagtgctactgataaccgaatagcagaaataatataaattccttcaactgtaCGCAGtcaaataatacaaggaatcaaacaacttggCATAGAAtattccagaaatattacaaatcttacaacttgtcgtattgcaccaggactttgattcatcaactaagcttcccccaaacttggcgtagttcggcaggtaaAGATCCCAATTACAGATTCTTACATTTTGGCGTAGtcggcagctggggggggggggggggggggggggggggggggagaagagagagagagagagagagagagagagagagagtactgaacgaccttcggaggcccaggtgacgatggaaagcttcgaagataatcggaggaggtccggaaccttcgggaagcttcagagataatcggaggaggcccagaagacagccggaacccacggctagactagggtaagaaatatctttttcacccattaaaagtcttaaagccacatcaatcagtacttcgacccttgaaaagaacattttttatagactgtgttaaataaatgaaGTGCCAGTCGTTCAGACTAACATAGAcatgactggaagattagtcactgtagtaactaaaataaaacgggactgaaaaaaaagtcacggcagtcagcgatcaagaaaattaatggctgatccaaatcaaagtgtagattcagagcctttagcaggcagaaaattactccccactacatccaaggggggtactGGAATACCCGATGTTTCTGTtggagatatgttgggggattttagatctttcattcgtagacaatttggactgtctgaagttgctacaaaaattgaatcaaaatatgatatccccaaaggtcAGTgatcccttgataatatcaagaaggcatggggtaagaccacacggttaaacggtggaagacgtatgaaatggtcttttgcagtaatggcacagctccaaaaacatcaagagacaattgcaaaaactaaatttgatcatgagtataggtccactaaagaccaactaattgcagttgttgaagaattgcgagatgcaaaatccaaacttgagcattatgatgaaattaaaacagaattgcaaaataaaacctctgaactccagcagttatcttttcaaataagagaattccaaaatcaagtttttgaagtggagtcaaaataccaagttgcaattaaatactgagcgaagtgatgatgagcataggtccactaaaaaccaactaattgcagttgttgaagaattgcaagatgcaaaatccaaacttgagcattatgatgaaattaaaacagatttgcaagttgcagaatacatacttgagcattatgatgaaattagaacagatttgcaaaataaaacctctgaactccagcagttatctgttcaaatcggagaatttcaaaatcaagtttttaaagtggagtcaaaataccaacagttgcaattaaatactgaacgaagtgatgatgagtataggtctactaaaaaccaactaattgcagttgttgaagaattgcaagatgcaaaatccaaacttgagcattatgatgaaattaaaacagatttgcaagttgcaaaatccaaacttgagctgaaatactattattgaaatgttactgatcaatcaactatttgactattattaacatattgtataatttattaatactgaatcagtagggtcaaatttggttaatttattaattataataattattttgaaatgcctgttgtattttaagtgtccattttattgtttaaaactgcaatgattctttgcgcttttacctatcctatcgcattaattatGTATTTaaccttttctgatatatctcacttaatttttcgatttatcaaagggccgactatagaagccaggtatttcgaatacaactagtataggtaaaagatagctgtttaagtactcattttaaaaatgagaatttcagcacacataaattcaggactttgaTTCTGTCAGTGAGTCTTTCTGTATTGTCTTTGGGGTGTTGTCTTtggggtgttgtgctgtgttgtctgtccgtaattgctgtctttaattctcttagtctgtctgTTAAGGTTTTTGTTTTTAGAGATgtattttgggggttctgtcagtctgttagtctgtgtcagtgatgtaatgcacttttgactttgagtttgagtttagctgaagattagctctctctctctcttcatgtttcactgccagactttgaccttttaaaagttacatagaacatagaacatagaaaatacagcacagaacaggcccttcggcccacgatgttgtgccgaacctttgtcctagattaatcatagattatcattgaatttacagtgcagaaggaggccattcggccccttgagtctgcaccagctcttggaaagagcaccctacccaaactcaacacctccacccaccaccaagggcaatttggacattaagggcaatttatcattggccaattcacctaacccgcacatctttggactgtgggaggaaaccggagcacccggaggaaacttaggctgtctgcctaagcaaagaaagataatgcctgtaattctctgaaagcttcgaattgtctacgaattgccttttaaatgactttcaaattgtaatcaagcgactacaaataaaacaattctttttggcacctgagaagttttaactgaaatttctgctgagttccagtattcgcaaagtgcaactgataaccgaatagcagaaatgatataaattccttcaactttacacagtcaaataatacaaggaatcgaacaacttggcatagtccagaaatattacaaatcttacaacttgtcgtattgcaccaggactttgattcatcaactaagcttcccccaaacttggcgtagttcggcaggtaaAGATCCCAATTACAGATTCCTACAATGGGCCAGAGGCTCACGGCCCACCTCAGTCTCACGTTCTCCAATACTGGCGGGAACGTGCAACAGGATCAGGATC contains:
- the LOC140402230 gene encoding zinc finger protein 541-like gives rise to the protein MDCYSFTDESSLQTEMHLPLLSDSELPIASNIQRQEFISDPDDIIYAGMTSIELDSNLEAAEIPGDPFADNVDLSLYTVDKGCDSPKILSDSTDTDSPPTLLGISPLPQKSTPEKGASKGEGKYGGLQKRRRLSARHSPQQVFQECSQCGKSFSSASALSKHYLTHSHERRHVCRICNKAFKRQDHLSGHLLTHQKNKPYVCMEHGCDKSYCDSRSLRRHYEVQHGLYCQREPFADSSSKDVDSTESMLYLQSGHTQTLQCEVEMAQRPTPQVESLSQRSALPNRELLRPLTSSLSQKMPCDTGASGSKITLHYPTQAHATASALTSPSICLSERSGTVRQAKYSIAQREHSSSLNCNMSDPYNRVNSSHFSVADPTVSCVESLDSYVMDSVIPARPSQPAQYALESSRPASWPQAVSTNHTLSRNETVSARQQPSQDLVWTNNLATYSGSKGSYSYIVPNSQPPEEVSATFSSGALHKLDSFAQAFTRQNLDIQSNPSTAKSLGENSAVSEFDACGNVFRQLLSYKANLNQWQTFPEQKHQILQEQYSLQHQQQIATSLFTQVYMGEQEASPMQNQDQFQNHMLQLISDTQYNLSQSQNSVSQSQVLVTQSQHVLAQKIPSQIQNNGSQSHHPSELAQDFQHSLRQEITSPFLQFQTAKQCQLSKNILPCYPQETESTEQQTGPGLQPALRGVSECHKKPKKSPFKAQHTPQSVCEEDVVPNQLQSPSEQQLEGWSLPPCSNKRGRISNKDVCIKHYTVTGKSSKSVSVSRKERQKLDPNCTAPPSQVAMNSFSVQNSLTRSMEDYLQKASFHASVQVTDNGIEKMEHGGLFFQYLEDKLSALLLKKPLEESVAMPLVIPVSVPVKSADGVDGIYGISVVKDDSIVTIEPHINIGSRFQAEIPLLQDKSLVDDRVHQADLVWKPWDDIETNKVTQARVTDLLNLACSSVLPGGGTNLELALHCLHDTRGDILAALEVLLMKGVRRDPCHPLGDYHYTGTEKWTTAEKKMFNKAICLHNKDFFLMQKMIKYKTVAQCVEYYYTWKKQLKFEWKRTHLLEEEEIKREADSPADGKEIKKLVRNAANYAQASEGTCRQSFIASQGLSIPSQTSVSREKLKKKIVRAKPSPSPSVHCQTGVQDKNEKKFILGNFPCKECTKVFDKVKSRNAHMKCHRQQEEQERQAEMKRSRIRLKVEPKEEPEETILVFTSNNLPNITTP